A genomic region of Ammospiza nelsoni isolate bAmmNel1 chromosome 3, bAmmNel1.pri, whole genome shotgun sequence contains the following coding sequences:
- the EEF1A1 gene encoding elongation factor 1-alpha 1, which translates to MGKEKTHINIVVIGHVDSGKSTTTGHLIYKCGGIDKRTIEKFEKEAAEMGKGSFKYAWVLDKLKAERERGITIDISLWKFETSKYYVTIIDAPGHRDFIKNMITGTSQADCAVLIVAAGVGEFEAGISKNGQTREHALLAYTLGVKQLIVGVNKMDSTEPPYSQKRYEEIVKEVSTYIKKIGYNPETVAFVPISGWNGDNMLEPSSNMPWFKGWKITRKDGSASGTTLLEALDCILPPTRPTDKPLRLPLQDVYKIGGIGTVPVGRVETGVLKPGMVVTFAPVNVTTEVKSVEMHHEALSEALPGDNVGFNVKNVSVKDVRRGNVAGDSKNDPPMEAAGFTAQVIILNHPGQISAGYAPVLDCHTAHIACKFAELKEKIDRRSGKKLEDGPKFLKSGDAAIVDMIPGKPMCVESFSDYPPLGRFAVRDMRQTVAVGVIKAVDKKAGGAGKVTKSAQKAQKAK; encoded by the exons ATGGGAAAGGAGAAGACCCATATCAACATCGTTGTCATCGGCCACGTCGATTCTGGCAAGTCCACCACCACCGGCCATCTCATCTACAAATGTGGAGGCATCGACAAGAGAACCATCGAGAAGTTCGAGAAGGAAGCAGCTGAG ATGGGCAAAGGTTCCTTCAAGTATGCCTGGGTCTTGGACAAGCTGAAGGCTGAACGTGAGCGTGGTATCACCATTGATATTTCCCTGTGGAAATTTGAAACAAGCAAATACTACGTCACCATCATTGATGCTCCTGGACACAGAGACTTCATTAAAAACATGATTACTGGAACTTCTCAG gcTGATTGTGCTGTCCTGATCGTTGCTGCTGGTGTTGGTGAGTTTGAGGCTGGTATTTCCAAGAACGGGCAGACCCGTGAGCATGCCCTTCTGGCCTACACCCTGGGTGTGAAACAGCTGATTGTTGGTGTCAACAAGATGGATTCCACTGAGCCACCCTACAGCCAGAAGAGATACGAAGAGATTGTCAAGGAAGTCAGCACTTACATCAAGAAGATTGGCTACAACCCAGAGACTGTGGCTTTCGTGCCAATTTCTGGTTGGAATGGTGACAACATGCTGGAGCCTAGCTCTAAT ATGCCCTGGTTCAAGGGATGGAAGATCACCCGTAAGGACGGCAGTGCCAGCGGAACCACCCTGCTTGAAGCCCTGGACTGCATCCTGCCACCAACTCGTCCAACTGACAAACCCCTGCGTCTGCCTCTTCAGGATGTCTACAAAATCGGCG GCATTGGTACTGTACCAGTTGGCCGTGTGGAAACAGGTGTTCTGAAGCCAGGCATGGTGGTTACATTTGCCCCAGTCAATGTAACAACTGAAGTGAAATCTGTGGAGATGCACCACGAAGCCCTGAGTGAAGCTCTGCCTGGTGACAACGTTGGCTTCAATGTTAAGAACGTGTCTGTGAAGGATGTTCGCCGTGGGAATGTTGCTGGTGACAGCAAGAATGACCCTCCCATGGAAGCTGCTGGCTTCACTGCACAG GTCATTATCCTGAACCACCCTGGCCAAATCAGTGCTGGCTATGCCCCTGTGCTGGATTGCCATACTGCTCACATTGCATGCAAATTTGCTGAGCTTAAGGAGAAGATTGATCGTCGTTCTGGCAAGAAGCTGGAGGATGGCCCCAAATTCCTGAAATCTGGAGATGCTGCCATCGTTGATATGATCCCTGGCAAACCCATGTGTGTTGAGAGCTTCTCTGATTATCCTCCTCTCG GTCGTTTTGCCGTGCGTGACATGAGGCAGACGGTCGCTGTTGGTGTCATCAAGGCAGTTGACAAgaaggctggaggagctggcaaGGTCACAAAGTCTGCCCAGAAGGCCCAGAAGGCTAAATGA